Proteins encoded by one window of Halorubrum ruber:
- a CDS encoding FAD-binding protein, which produces MHEHDVVVVGAGGAGLRAAIAAQEAGADVAMVSKLHPVRSHTGAAEGGINAALRDADSWQDHAYDTMKGSDYLGDAPAVEALCQESPEEVIRLEHWGMPFSREDDGRVSQRPFGGLSFPRTTYAGAETGHQMLHTMYEQVVKRGITVYDEWHVMDLAVTDEDDPAERTCHGVVAYDIQSGEISGFRAKDGVILATGGMGQVFDHTTNAVANTGDGVAMAYRAGVPMEDMEFIQFHPTTLPSTGVLISEGVRGEGGILYNEDGERFMFEHGYANNDGELASRDVVSRAELTEVNEGRGIEDEYVHLDMRHLGEERILDRLENILHLAEDFEGADGLTEPMPVKPGQHYAMGGIETNEFGETVIDGLYAAGECACASVHGANRLGGNALPELIVFGKRAGRHAAGEEMGEAEVTTGRSSDWEPADYEFGVEVGETDGSDPAAADGGAVATDAESVVGGAVDRAQERVDELLSRKGRNHAEIRSAVQETMTANVNVFREEGRLEETLADLREAREAYKDVAVSDPSRTFNTDLIHTIETRNILDIAEALTMGALAREEFRGAHWRKEHQERKDEEWLKHTLISWNDGEPELWYKPVVLEGENKTYEPKSRSY; this is translated from the coding sequence ATGCACGAACACGACGTCGTCGTCGTCGGGGCCGGCGGGGCGGGACTCCGGGCGGCGATCGCGGCACAGGAAGCGGGCGCGGACGTGGCGATGGTGTCGAAGCTCCATCCCGTCCGGTCGCACACGGGCGCGGCGGAGGGCGGAATCAACGCGGCGCTGCGCGACGCCGACTCCTGGCAGGACCACGCGTACGACACGATGAAGGGGTCCGACTACCTCGGCGACGCGCCGGCGGTCGAGGCCCTCTGTCAGGAGAGCCCCGAGGAGGTCATCCGCCTCGAACACTGGGGGATGCCGTTCTCCCGCGAGGACGACGGGCGCGTCTCCCAGCGGCCGTTCGGCGGCCTCTCGTTCCCGCGCACGACGTACGCGGGCGCCGAGACCGGCCACCAGATGCTCCACACGATGTACGAGCAGGTGGTCAAACGCGGCATTACGGTGTACGACGAGTGGCACGTGATGGATCTCGCGGTCACCGACGAGGACGACCCCGCGGAGCGGACCTGCCACGGCGTGGTCGCCTACGACATCCAGAGCGGCGAGATCAGCGGCTTCCGCGCCAAGGACGGCGTCATCCTCGCGACGGGCGGGATGGGGCAGGTGTTCGACCACACCACCAACGCGGTGGCGAACACCGGCGACGGCGTCGCGATGGCGTACCGCGCGGGCGTGCCGATGGAAGACATGGAGTTCATCCAGTTCCACCCGACGACGCTGCCGTCGACCGGCGTCCTCATCTCCGAGGGCGTCCGCGGCGAGGGGGGCATCCTCTACAACGAGGACGGCGAGCGGTTCATGTTCGAACACGGCTACGCAAACAACGACGGCGAGCTCGCCTCCCGCGACGTCGTCTCCCGCGCCGAGCTCACCGAGGTCAACGAGGGGCGCGGCATCGAGGACGAGTACGTCCACCTCGACATGCGGCACCTCGGGGAGGAGCGCATCCTCGACCGCTTGGAGAACATCCTCCACCTCGCGGAGGACTTCGAGGGTGCCGACGGGCTCACGGAGCCGATGCCGGTCAAGCCCGGCCAGCACTACGCGATGGGCGGCATCGAGACGAACGAGTTCGGCGAGACCGTCATCGACGGGCTGTACGCGGCCGGCGAGTGCGCCTGTGCCTCCGTCCACGGCGCGAACCGCCTCGGCGGCAACGCGCTGCCGGAGCTCATCGTCTTCGGCAAGCGCGCCGGGCGCCACGCCGCCGGCGAGGAGATGGGCGAGGCCGAGGTCACGACGGGCCGGTCCAGCGACTGGGAGCCGGCCGACTACGAGTTCGGCGTCGAGGTCGGCGAGACGGACGGCTCGGACCCCGCCGCAGCCGACGGCGGCGCCGTGGCGACCGACGCCGAGAGTGTCGTCGGGGGCGCCGTCGACCGCGCGCAGGAGCGCGTCGACGAGCTGCTCTCGCGGAAGGGTCGCAACCACGCGGAGATCCGCTCGGCGGTCCAGGAGACGATGACGGCGAACGTCAACGTGTTCCGCGAGGAGGGCCGGTTAGAGGAGACGCTCGCGGACCTCCGCGAGGCCCGCGAGGCGTACAAGGACGTCGCGGTGTCTGACCCCTCGCGGACGTTCAACACCGACCTCATCCACACGATCGAGACGCGGAACATCCTCGACATCGCCGAGGCGCTGACGATGGGCGCGCTCGCCCGCGAGGAGTTCCGGGGCGCCCACTGGCGCAAGGAACACCAGGAGCGCAAAGACGAGGAGTGGCTGAAGCACACGCTCATCTCGTGGAACGACGGCGAGCCGGAGCTGTGGTACAAGCCGGTCGTCCTCGAGGGCGAGAACAAGACGTACGAGCCGAAGAGCC
- the sdhC gene encoding succinate dehydrogenase, cytochrome b556 subunit, translating to MSQSYNRGLIEDFGRWREFEAGMWAWIFHKFTGWVLIGYLFTHIAVLSTGIPAAGAGEAAIAAGTDVYTQTIVSLEGLLLVRLLEVGLLAVAVFHMLNGTRLLLTDLGIGLDAQDKSFYASLILTGAITVASVPTFIAGAF from the coding sequence ATGAGTCAGTCGTACAATCGAGGCCTCATCGAGGACTTCGGCCGCTGGCGGGAGTTCGAGGCGGGGATGTGGGCGTGGATCTTCCACAAGTTCACGGGATGGGTGCTCATCGGGTACCTGTTCACGCACATCGCCGTGTTGAGTACGGGGATTCCGGCGGCCGGCGCCGGCGAGGCGGCGATCGCAGCGGGCACCGACGTGTACACGCAGACCATCGTCTCCTTAGAGGGGCTGCTGCTCGTGCGGCTCCTGGAGGTCGGCCTGCTCGCGGTGGCGGTGTTCCACATGCTCAACGGCACCCGACTCCTCCTCACGGACCTCGGAATCGGGCTGGACGCACAGGACAAGAGCTTCTACGCGTCGCTGATCCTCACCGGAGCGATCACCGTCGCGTCCGTCCCGACGTTCATCGCGGGGGCGTTCTGA
- a CDS encoding succinate dehydrogenase/fumarate reductase iron-sulfur subunit, with amino-acid sequence MSTQIPKQTEESTETETEPASKGDERRAEKRRRAAERREQRQEEEAEKAAADESTVELKVFRYDPQVEGKQEPRFDTFHVPFTKGMTVLDALMYARDTYDSSLTFRHSCRQAVCGSDAMFVNGGQKLACKTQISDLDEPVRVEPLPHAEVTKDLVVDMEHFYDQMEAVEPYFQTNEYPDGELEEQRQDRENREKIKMSTRCIWCGACMSSCNIAAGDNEYLGPAAINKAYRFAMDEREGEEMKQKRLEIIEQEHGVWRCQTQFSCTEVCPKDIPLTEHIQELKREAVKNNLKFW; translated from the coding sequence ATGAGCACGCAAATTCCGAAGCAGACCGAGGAATCGACCGAGACCGAGACGGAGCCCGCCTCGAAGGGCGACGAGCGCCGCGCCGAGAAGCGGCGCCGCGCGGCCGAGCGCCGCGAGCAGCGACAGGAGGAGGAGGCCGAGAAGGCGGCCGCCGACGAGAGCACGGTCGAGCTGAAGGTGTTCCGCTACGACCCGCAGGTCGAGGGGAAACAGGAGCCGCGGTTCGACACGTTCCACGTCCCGTTCACGAAGGGGATGACCGTCCTCGACGCGCTGATGTACGCGCGCGACACGTACGACTCCTCGCTCACGTTCCGCCACTCCTGCCGACAGGCGGTGTGCGGCTCCGACGCCATGTTCGTCAACGGCGGCCAGAAGCTGGCGTGTAAGACGCAGATCTCCGACCTCGACGAGCCCGTCCGCGTCGAGCCGCTCCCGCACGCCGAGGTGACGAAGGACCTCGTCGTCGACATGGAGCACTTCTACGACCAGATGGAGGCCGTCGAGCCGTACTTCCAGACGAACGAGTACCCGGACGGCGAGCTCGAAGAGCAGCGGCAGGACCGGGAGAACCGCGAGAAGATCAAGATGTCCACGCGCTGCATCTGGTGTGGCGCGTGCATGTCCTCGTGCAACATCGCCGCGGGCGACAACGAGTACCTCGGGCCCGCCGCGATCAACAAGGCGTACCGGTTCGCGATGGACGAGCGCGAGGGCGAGGAGATGAAACAGAAGCGCCTGGAGATCATCGAGCAGGAGCACGGCGTCTGGCGGTGTCAGACGCAGTTCTCCTGTACGGAGGTGTGCCCGAAGGACATCCCCCTCACCGAGCACATCCAGGAGCTGAAGCGCGAGGCGGTCAAAAACAATCTGAAATTCTGGTAA
- a CDS encoding succinate dehydrogenase hydrophobic membrane anchor subunit, with product MAERYSSFQSGGRMWFLQRVTAVFLLVVLAFHFFLLHFVHHADEVSFLASSARMEQLSYYSLMILFLVTATFHGVNGVYNALVNQGLTGTKRTVIKWTLVAASVVLIAQGIRTANAWAGIGLY from the coding sequence ATGGCAGAGCGCTACTCCTCGTTCCAGTCGGGCGGCCGGATGTGGTTCCTCCAGCGGGTCACGGCGGTCTTCCTGCTGGTGGTGTTGGCGTTCCACTTCTTCCTGCTCCACTTCGTCCACCACGCCGACGAGGTGTCGTTCCTCGCCAGTTCGGCTCGGATGGAGCAGCTGAGCTACTACTCGCTGATGATCCTCTTCCTCGTGACCGCGACGTTCCACGGGGTCAACGGCGTCTACAACGCCTTGGTGAACCAGGGGCTCACCGGCACGAAACGCACCGTGATCAAGTGGACGCTCGTCGCCGCGAGCGTCGTGTTGATCGCCCAGGGAATCCGCACCGCGAACGCGTGGGCGGGCATCGGACTCTACTGA